The Christiangramia forsetii KT0803 DNA segment CTACTTTTTACAGATAATCAAAATTCTGTTTTAGAGGAACCCGGGGTTGTTTTTGAAAAACCTGAGAAATCTACTAAAGATGAAAATAAAGACAAAAGATCTTCAGAAAGTCCTAATCAAATAAACGAACCTGCAGAGCAAATCGTTTCCGATGAAAAAAATACTGAATCTAAAAGTGGCAAAATAGATGCTTCTTCAGATAATAAATCATCTTCAAATTCGGCAATAGTTGAAAATAGAAATAATCCAGTTGCTAATAATAAGGCAGATAAAACTAGAGAACCTGGTAGTGCTTCTAATTCTGTAGTTGATAATAATCCGCAGAAACCAGGATCTTTAAATGACATACATAAAAAAGAAGATTCAGCGAATACTTCTCCGTTAAAAGATGAACCAGCAAAAGCAATTGCTCATACTGAAGCTATAGAAAATGATTCTATAAACAATGAATCTATTATGAAAGAGGAAGAGAATGCCCTTGCCCAGGTGGAAGAGGACAAGAAAAAAGCGGAAAATGAAGAAGAAGCCCTGGCCGAGACAGATTTTAAAAAGTTGAGACTTTCAACTTTCGCAGCGCCGGTTTTCTATAAAAATATTGGAAGTGGAAATGAACTCTCTAATCAGTTATCAGATAATTCAACTTCATCAGAAGTTACCCTTTCTTATGGGGTTAAAGTAGCCTATCAAATTTCTAAAAAACTAAAAATAAGAACCGGAATTAGCAAAATTGATATCAGCAATAATATCCAGGATATTTCCTATTCTCCTTCAGCGATGTCTTCAAGTTTTGAAAATCTCAGCCCGCTAGATGATAATGTGGAAATTAGGGATAATTCTTCTTTAGATAATGGCTTGCCTGGTTTTGAAATGGGCGAAAACAATTCCTTCACCACCATAATTTCCAATCCGGGAGAGATCAAGCAGCAATTTGGCTATATAGAAGTGCCGCTTGAACTTGAATATACTCTAATAGACAATAAATTTGGTTTGAATATTATTGGGGGCGGTAGTAGTTTATTTCTTGATAATAACAGGGTTCAATTAATTTCTGAAGAGGTAAAAACAGATCTTGGGAAAGCAACAAATATTAATAATACTAGCTTTAGTACAAATATCGGGTTGGGAATGGATTATAAACTAACAGATAAGTTTAGTATTAGTGTAGAACCGATCTTTAAATACCAGATCAATACCTTCAATAATGTGAATAATGTACAACCGGTGAACTTTGGCGTTTACTCAGGTTTGAGCTTTAGGTTTTAATGTACCGTTGGATTTTTGAGCTCCTGATGGATAATTCTAAACGTCTTATCACGTAAATTCTTTCTTTCTGTTGCTTCCAAACCTTCTGTACAGATAAAATTATGAATCTTCACTCTTAATTTTCCCGGGCATCCGGTAAGAAACCTATAAGAAAATCGTTTTTTATTATCATGAAAGCTAATGGGAACAATTGGAATTTGGTGCTCAATTGCCAGCCTAAAAGCACCATCTTTAAATTGATCAAGAATAATTGACTGATCATTTGGCACCCCACCTTCAGGAAAAATACAAATACTGTTTTCCTGTTTTAATCTCCTCTGAGCTTCTTCAAAAGCCTCCAACCTGCTCTTTTGGTTTTTTCGATCTACAAGAATACAGGTTCGGCGATAAAAAAAACCGAAAACCGGGATTCTGCCTAATTCCTTTTTTCCTATGAATACAAAGGGTTGCTTCATAATAGAAAGCATCAACATTATATCTAACATAGAGGTATGATTGGCTACCAACATGTAACTTTTCTGTTTTTCAGGCACTTCATCAGCTTCCATTTTAATTCGGAAACCCATTCCAAATAAGATCACTTTAGCCCATATTCTGGCACAAATAAAATATTGAGGGTAAAATTTTTCAGAAGAAGTAAAAATGATAAGAACCGGAAGCATAATGATTATGGGAATGATCATCAAAATATAAAACCATATTCGCCATAACAGAATTGCCGCCGATTTAATAAAACTCATAGTTTTCAAAAGTAGTAAAATGAACCGAGTGAATTATATAAAAAAATTACCTTTGCATCAAAATTCAAAAAGTCCATGTCCAGAATACTTACAGGAGTACAAAGTACGGGAACCCCACACCTGGGGAATCTTTTAGGCGCTATTATGCCGGCAATTGAAATGGCAAATCAGCCAGATAATGATTCTTTTATTTTTATTGCTGATATGCACTCTCTAACCCAAATAAAAGATGCTGAAACACTTAGGCAAAACACCTATTCTGTAGCGGCAACCTGGCTGGCCTGCGGACTTGATATTGAAAGAAGTGTTTTTTATCGTCAAAGTGATATTCCGCAAGTGACGGAGTTATCCTGGTATTTAAGCTGCTTTTTTCCTTATCAGCGCTTAACCCTCGCCCATTCATTCAAAGATAAAGCAGACCGACTTGAAGATATTAACAGCGGGCTTTTCTCTTACCCGATGTTAATGGCAGCAGATATTTTGCTGTATGATGCTGAAATTGTTCCCGTGGGAAAAGACCAGCTACAACATATTGAAATGACGAGGGATGTTGCTTCCAGATTCCATGCGAAAATGGGAGAAGTCTTTGTGATGCCTGAAGCAAATGTTCAAAAAGACTCCATGTATGTCCCCGGAACCGATGGTGCGAAAATGAGCAAGTCTAAAGAAAATACCATCAATATTTTCCAGACCGATAAAAAACTAAGGAAACAGATCATGAGTATTGATACAGACAGTACTCCACTGGAAGAGCCTAAAGATCCAGATACCTGCAACGTTTTTGCTCTTTATAAGATCATGGCGACCGAAGGGCAAATTACTGAAATGCGCAAAAATTATGAAGCTGGCGGTTACGGATACGGCCATGCTAAACAGGCACTTTTTGAACTGGTTAAAGAAAAATTTGAGCAGCCAAGAGAAAAGTATGAATACTATATCAACAATTTAGAGGAAATAGACAAGGCCCTGGAAGTAGGAGCTGAAAAGGC contains these protein-coding regions:
- the trpS gene encoding tryptophan--tRNA ligase codes for the protein MSRILTGVQSTGTPHLGNLLGAIMPAIEMANQPDNDSFIFIADMHSLTQIKDAETLRQNTYSVAATWLACGLDIERSVFYRQSDIPQVTELSWYLSCFFPYQRLTLAHSFKDKADRLEDINSGLFSYPMLMAADILLYDAEIVPVGKDQLQHIEMTRDVASRFHAKMGEVFVMPEANVQKDSMYVPGTDGAKMSKSKENTINIFQTDKKLRKQIMSIDTDSTPLEEPKDPDTCNVFALYKIMATEGQITEMRKNYEAGGYGYGHAKQALFELVKEKFEQPREKYEYYINNLEEIDKALEVGAEKAKAVAGKVLGKVRAKAGY
- a CDS encoding lysophospholipid acyltransferase family protein gives rise to the protein MSFIKSAAILLWRIWFYILMIIPIIIMLPVLIIFTSSEKFYPQYFICARIWAKVILFGMGFRIKMEADEVPEKQKSYMLVANHTSMLDIMLMLSIMKQPFVFIGKKELGRIPVFGFFYRRTCILVDRKNQKSRLEAFEEAQRRLKQENSICIFPEGGVPNDQSIILDQFKDGAFRLAIEHQIPIVPISFHDNKKRFSYRFLTGCPGKLRVKIHNFICTEGLEATERKNLRDKTFRIIHQELKNPTVH